One Nicotiana tomentosiformis chromosome 4, ASM39032v3, whole genome shotgun sequence genomic window carries:
- the LOC104090944 gene encoding actin-related protein 6, with translation MNNVVVLDNGAGLIKAGIGGERDPTAIVPNSTGRPLSSKKWLMADQLLSSDVDLTSATVRRPFDRGYLINPDLQSSLWSHIFSNLLNITPSQSSLLLTEPLFNLPSIQRSLDEIVFEDFNFKALYVSDSPSLVHLYEASRRPYGIVSKAQCSLVVDCGFSFTHASPVFQNFTLNYGVKRLDLGGKALSNFMKELVSYRSVNLMDENFLMDDVKEKLCFVSLDVARDLQIARKPGNDNLFRCTYVLPDGITHTKGFLKDPEEAKRYLSLYNDEAATKQQVTAGEQTDKLRSNDASRRIDLTKNEFGLTNERFLVPEMMFRPADLGLNQAGLAECIVRAISSCHSHLQPLLYESIILTGGTTLFPHFAQRLEMDLQPLVPDKYRLKITTQEDPILGVWRGGSLLASSPDFDAMCVTKAEYEELGSARCRKRFFH, from the coding sequence ATGAATAACGTTGTAGTGTTGGACAATGGCGCGGGCCTAATCAAGGCTGGAATAGGTGGCGAAAGAGACCCAACAGCTATTGTCCCAAACAGCACTGGGCGTCCACTCTCTTCCAAGAAATGGCTTATGGCGGATCAGCTCCTTTCCTCTGACGTGGACCTTACTTCCGCCACTGTCCGCCGCCCTTTCGACCGCGGTTACCTTATCAACCCGGACCTCCAGTCCTCCCTTTGGTCCCATATCTTCTCCAACCTCCTCAACATCACTCCTTCCCAATCCTCTCTCCTCCTCACTGAACCCCTTTTCAATCTCCCTTCAATACAACGCTCCCTTGATGAAATCGTCTTCGAAGATTTCAATTTTAAGGCTCTCTATGTTTCGGATTCCCCCTCTTTGGTCCATCTCTATGAGGCATCTCGTCGCCCTTATGGGATTGTGTCTAAAGCCCAATGCAGCTTAGTTGTGGACTGTGGATTTTCGTTTACTCATGCCTCACCCGTGTTTCAGAATTTCACATTGAATTATGGAGTCAAAAGGCTTGATCTTGGTGGGAAAGCTTTGAGCAATTTCATGAAGGAGTTAGTGAGTTACAGGAGCGTTAATTTGATGGACGAGAATTTCCTTATGGATGATGTAAAAGAGAAACTCTGCTTTGTGTCTTTGGATGTTGCCAGGGACTTGCAGATTGCTAGGAAACCGGGAAATGACAATTTGTTTAGGTGCACTTATGTGCTTCCTGATGGTATTACACATACTAAGGGTTTTCTAAAAGATCCTGAAGAAGCAAAGAGATACCTGTCTTTGTATAATGATGAAGCAGCTACGAAGCAGCAAGTAACAGCAGGAGAACAAACGGATAAGCTGCGGAGCAACGATGCATCAAGAAGAATTGATTTGACAAAAAATgaatttgggttgacaaatgagCGGTTCCTCGTCCCAGAGATGATGTTTCGTCCAGCTGACTTGGGACTGAATCAGGCTGGACTTGCAGAGTGCATTGTTAGAGCTATCAGTTCCTGCCATTCTCATCTTCAACCTCTTCTCTATGAGAGCATCATTTTGACGGGAGGCACTACTCTATTCCCTCATTTTGCTCAAAGACTAGAAATGGACCTTCAGCCACTTGTCCCAGATAAATACCGTTTAAAGATTACGACTCAAGAAGATCCTATACTAGGCGTTTGGCGTGGAGGATCACTCTTGGCATCAAGTCCTGATTTTGATGCAATGTGCGTCACCAAAGCTGAATATGAGGAGCTGGGATCAGCTAGATGTCGAAAGAGATTCTTCCACTAA